The DNA segment AAATGGAAAAAGAGTTTGGAGACTGGCTGTTTGCCATCGCTAACTTAGCTCGCCATTATAAAATCAACGGGGAAATGGCTCTAAACCGTACCAATCAAAAGTTTAGAACAAGATTTTCAGCCATGGAGAAAAGTGCCTCAGAAGGGAAGCGTTTGCTTGAGTATTATACAATTGACGAGTTAGAAGCGCTGTGGGTCGCGGCTAAAGCAAAACATAAAGGAGAGGAATAGGACATGCGTTTAGATAAATTTCTAAAGATATCCCGCTTAATTAAGCGAAGAACCTTAGCAAAAGAAGTGGCCGATCAGGGAAGAATTAGCATTAACGGACTAAAGAGTAAAGCAGCTACAGACGTATCCGTTGGTGACGAGCTAACCATCCAGTTCGGCCAAAAGATCCTAACGATTGAAGTAAAATCTCTAAGGGAAAATGTGAAAAAAGACGAAGCGACCACATTATATGAAATTAAAAACGAAGAACCGGTTAATAAGTAAAGAAGAGCCGCTGCTGGATTGAAGCAGTGGCTTTTTTGACATTTGCTGGCTAGACTTGTGCAATAAAGTCTCACCTTCGTGCCATTCATTTTTTGCTGCAGTTAACTCTATAAGTGACTTTTGAACAACCTCTATAATTCCTTCCACTAATCACCTTCTTATCGTTCTAAATCGCCTTCCTTTTACATAGCTTGTACTAGAGAAGAAGGAGGCTGTTATAAATGGAAGGCTACGATAAAAATATGAATGTACGGACACATCAAGTCGATCATAATGTGAAGATGTGGAATAGAAGAAACCTCGAGATCTCCGGTGTCAGAGAAGTAGACAGCTTTGACAGTGAAGAGTTTTTACTACAGACAAGTATGGGCTACTTAGTGATACGCGGACAGAATCTCCAGATGAAGAACTTGGATCTGGAGGAGGGAGAAGTTTCTATAAAAGGCCGCGTGTATGAGATGTCTTATCTCGACGAGAACCAAGGGGAGAAAGCTAAAGGACTATTTAGCAAGCTTTTCAAATGACACTGACAGCACAATTTATGACGATGATCGCAATGATAAGCGGTGGGATCTATATCGGAGCAGCAGTAGATACTTTTGAACGACTTTTTTATAAAAGAAATAAGAAGAGCTGGCTTGAGCTCGTTTGGCAGCTTGCCTTCTGGGTGATTCAGGCTGCTCTTCTTTTTTTTCTATTGTTTATCGTGAACTACGGTGAATTGCGTCTGTATGTTTTTGTAGCGATACTATGTGGATATGCTGCGTATCGTGGATTACTGCAACCAGGCTATAAAAAAATACTGGAACACGTTATAAATGTTGCAACAAAATTAATCACCTTCTTCTTGCGTCTCTTTAATGCTGTGATTATTTGGCCGATTCGAACCATTATTTTACTTATTACTTCTTTACTATTTGCCGTTTATAAAGTATTTTATAAGTGTACTCATTTATTGTTTCTTGTCGTTTTATATCCATTCCTGTTGGTTTTTCGTGCAATTTGGAAGTTATTGCCAATAAAAGCGAAAAAAAATTTAAACAAAACAGCAGGGTTTTGGGTTAAAATAAAGAATACTATAAATAAATGGAAAGATCGAACGCGCAAATAAGGGAGGTCTAACGTTCATGGCAAAAAAACAGTCTGTGGCTCGCCTAGATTCTACATACATGAAGCACTATGACGCCTATATGGAACGGCATACCAAAAAGAAAAAGCGCCTTTTCCGCCGAATCGTCCTGTTTGCTTTATTCGTAATGATCGTGGTAGGCTCCATGGTGACTTTTCATATTCAACAACAATCGTTACAGGCAAATAAACAAGAGCATTATGAGGAACTACAAGCTAAAATGGAAACACTAAAGGAGAAAGAGAAGAGTCTTAACGAAGAAATCAAACTTCTTAATAATGAAGAATACGTACTACAAATTGCAAGGTCAGACTATTTCTTCTCTAAAGAAGGCGAGATTATCTTTAAAATGCCAAATGAGGACCCTTCGTATTGACACCCTTTTCAATGCTTATATATAATAGGTAAGAAGATATTTTTATCGAAATTCTAAGGAGGAGCATTTTTTTTATGTCCATTGAAGTAGGCAGCAAGTTGCAGGGTAAGGTAACGGGTATCACTAATTTCGGAGCATTTGTTGAGCTCCCTGAAGGACAGACCGGTCTGGTTCACATTAGTGAAGTTGCCGATAACTATGTAAAAGACATTAATGAACACCTTAGCCAAGGTGACCAAGTAGAGGTCAAAGTCATTAATGTCGGGGATGATGGGAAGATTGGCTTATCCATCAAGAAAGCAAAAGAAAACTACGGTCGTCGTGCGCCAAAAAAACCTCGTAAACCGGCGGAATCATTCGAACAAAAAATGAGTGCCTTTATGAAGGATAGCGAAGATCGTCTAGCATCACTGAAAAAGCAAACCGAAACCAAACGTGGAGGTCGGGGTGCTAAAAGAGGATAGCTTGCTGTCTATGACAATGAGTAAAAGATGCACATGATTGTATAAAGGAACAGACCTGCTTATGGCGGGTCTGTTTTTTTATAGCGGGGGAAGTTAGTTTTTAGCTAAGGTTTCAAGATTCTTATTGCTGCTTATTACTTTGATATTTGTGAGGAAGTTCGATTAAGTTCGGATTAAGAGGTAGAGGAGGATGGAGAATGAGTGGAATTTTTATTTTATTGGGTGAAATTTTTAATGGTATGGCAACTAAATATTGGGGGATCGTTCGGTTGTTAAGCTTATAAAGTGGGACGGTAAAATTTATAAGGTAACGGATGATGAAGTTTCTGTATCGAAAATCATAGATAAAATAGGGATAGTCACAAATTACTCCCCTAAAAATGCGAAATCACAGCAAGGTAATTCCTCAAATCTATATGAAGAGGGAACGGAATACTTTAGTATCTTGGATTATTATACTGAAGAAGTTATCGCAATTAAAATGGAAGGCGAAAAGTTTATTAAAGCAGAAAGGTTAAATAATGAGTGAGAAATAGTCTCCCGACAACAAACGAGTGCGGAATGTTGGTGTCTAAGGGAACACTCGTGTAGGAAAATTAATATATAAACAAAAAAACAGACATTCTGTATGTAGAATGTCTGTTTTTTGTATGATGACCCGTACGGGATTCGAACCCGTGATACCGCCGTGAAAGGGCGGTGTCTTAACCACTTGACCAACGGGCCTTATATGTATGGAAAAAGTTTTCGGCCTCATGCTTATGTGTTTCGCATCTGAGCAGAGTCATTAGGCATCGCTGTTATCATCCAGCTTTATAGGCTAAATGCTCATTAGATAAGTCAATCGTTTGAATGATCCAAAGCCGTGATCATTACAGTTGTTTGTCTTACGAATGTCGCATTTGAGCAAGCCTATTTCAGCACTTGTAAGTAGCGGCGGAGGGGATCGAACCCCCGACCTCACGGGTATGAACCGTACGCTCTAGCCAGCTGAGCTACACCGCCATATGTTCAAAGGCACAAGCAATATAGTACACCATCATAAAAATCATGTCAATAAAAAATAAAATTGTAAGAGTAGTCTGTATATTTCGATAGAGAATGGTCGGGAATTTTAGTGTAGGGGAATTTAGGTGGGGTGTTTTTTTGTAGAATTCTCAAGTGAGTGTAGGAAAAGCATCGAAATTTTTGTTACTCCTCTCCTGTTGTTTTGACAAATAGCTTGTCTAGCCTGTGATTAAATAAAACGTAACTAAAGAAGGAGTGGTGTATTTTATGTTGGGGACGGTTATGAAGCGTGCTGGGCGCCAGGCAGTATGGGGAGAATCTTCTATAAATAGGGGGCTTGGACGTGTTTCGTTTACAGTGTTTAGCTTTTTAGCTAACAAAGGTGTATTTCATTTGGTGCTCAGCCTACTTCTTGGACGAGCGATTATTTTATCTTCTATGGCACCGTTCGGGGTAGCGTTTCTCGCGGTGATCTGGTGGCTTAAACGACCTTTTATGATTCCTGCCACGGTCATGATGGCAGCTGGAGCCTCTACATATAATCTAGGTCACGCTGGGTTCATTCTAGGTGCTTCAGCCACTTTTTTATTACTAAGCTTAATTTTAAATCGTATGAATCAGCCACAGCAACTATTGCCTTTTATGGCATTGCTTGCAAGTGCGATTCCAAGGACAGCAAGTTTGGCTTTCCTTGAACGGTGGCATTTATATGAAATCTTTCTCATAGCAGCGGAAGGAGTTCTCAGCTTTATTCTTGTTCTTATCTTTATGCAGAGTCTTCCGTTATTATCACCAAGACGTTATCATCCAACCTTAAAAAATGAAGAAATTGTCTGTCTGATCATTTTATTAGCTTCTGTACTAACTGGGATGATCGGTTTTGAAATTCAAGGGGTAGCAATGGTTGATGTGTTTTCGCGTTATTTAGTCATCCTGCTTGCCTATATAGCAGGGGCGGCAATCGGATCTACGGTGGGTGTCGTAACGGGTTTGGTCCTTAGTTTGGCAGCTGTCGATCATTTATATCAGATGAGTCTACTTGCTTTTTCAGGATTATTAGGGGGTTATTAAAGGAAGGAAACAAGTTGGGGGTAAGTGCTGGTTTACTTGTGAGTACGGTGCTAATGAGCTTTTATATAGGGGGGGATTTGGCTTCGTCAATGTGGGCATCGGTTTTTGCAGTTTTGTTGTTTTTGTTAACTCCGAATCAATGGGTGAAACGTTTGTCTCGTTATGTACCTGGAACAGATGAACATAGCCAGGAGCAGCAGAAATACTTGCAGAAGGTACGTGACGTGACGGCTGTACGAGTCGGCAAATTTTCTGATGTATTTGAAGCGTTATCCAAGAGTTTCGTTCATGTGGATGCTCCAAAGGAGGAGGCAGGAGACAATAAGGAGGTTGACTATTTTCTTAGTGATGTGACCGAGAAAACGTGCCAGTCTTGTTTTAAAAAGGAAAGGTGCTGGGTGAATCAGTTTGATGAGACACACCATTTAATGACAGATTTAATGATGGAACTTGATGAGAAGGAAGAACCTGGAAGGTTGATGCGTAAAAACGTTGATCAATATTGTGTGAAGTCGCAGAAGCTGATCGATACAATGAAACATGAACTGTCTTTTTACCATGCGAATAAACAGCTGAAGCAGCAGGTGTTAGAGAGTCGCAGGTTCGTAGCGGACCAGCTCCATGGCGTCTCTGAAGTGATGAATAGTTTTGCCAATGAAATTGTGAAAGAAAGGGAGCACCATGAACAAAAAGAACAAATTATTCACGGAGCGCTCGAGCGAATGGGGTTTGAAGTAGCGAAGCTTGAGATTTATACATTGGACGCAGGCAATATTGACTTAGAGTTAATCATAGAAATTGATAATTATCGTGGGGAAGGAGCAAAGTTGATTGCACCGGTGCTTTCGGACATCCTAGAGGAAACGATCGTTGTAACGATGGAGGATATATCTCCATATCCACATGGGCGTTGTCTGCTGACGTTTGGATCAGCTAAGCATTACACGATTGAATCAGGTGTAGCGCATGCTGCAAAGGGGGAGGGTTCATATCAGGTGATAGCTATTCAATGATGGAGCTCGGACGAGGGAAGTATGCTCTTGCTATTAGTGATGGTATGGGAAATGGAGCGCGAGCGCACGAGGAGAGTATGGAGACTCTTCGTTTGCTAAAACAAATTTTGCAATCCGGAATAAAAGAATCGGTGGCCATAAAGTCGATCAATTCTATCCTCTCATTACGGACAAATGATGAGATATTTTCAACGCTTGATTTAGCAGTGATCGACCTGCACCAAGCCACGTCCAAATTTATAAAAGTAGGCAGTACCCCAAGCTTTATTAAACGAGGGAGGCAGATTTTTGCCGTCGAGTCGGGGAACCTTCCGATGGGCATTATCGAAGACGTCGAGGTAGATACAACGAGTGAGCAGCTCAAGGCAGGAGATCTGCTAATCATGGTGAGCGATGGCATTCTCGAAGGTCCGAAGCACTTAGAGAATGTGGAAATTTGGTTGAAACGGAAAATAAGAGAGATTGACCGAACGGACCCTCAAGAGGTCGCTGATCTACTATTAGAAGAGGTGATACGAACACAGGCAGGCGCGATTGATGATGATATGACGGTGCTTGTTGCTAGGATTGAACATTACGTTCCGGAGTGGTCTGCCATTCCTTTTGATAAAAAACGAGCCTAGCAGCAAGTATATTTCCTCCTCGTTTCGGTCAAAATGGTGACAACGAAACAGGAGGGATATGCTATGAAGCCAGGACGTCTTAAACAAATTCTATTGTTAACTGACGGATGTTCAAATTACGGGGAGGATCCGGTAGCTGTAGCCGCCTTAGCCAGGAATCAGGGGGTCACGGTCAATGTCATTGGCGTGCTTGATGATGAACAGAGGAATCATCCTCAAGGTCTTGAAGAAGTACAATCCATTGCAGAAGCGGGCGGCGGGGTCAGCCAAATTGTGTATCAGAAAAATTTATCACAAACCGTTCAAATGGTGACAAGACAAGCGATGACACAAACGATTCAAGGTGTGGTGAACAACGAACTGCAGCAAATTCTTGGGCAAGGAAAAACGATGGAAGAACTGCCTCCCGAGCAGCGGGGTGAAGTTGTAGAAGTCGTCGATGATTTAGGAGAGATGTGCGACCTTGAGGTGCTCGTTCTCGTTGATTCAAGTGCAAGCATGCATCATAAGCTTCCGACCGTTAAAGAAGCACTCTATGATTTATCGCTTAGTTTGAATGCACGAACAGGCTCCAATCAGTTCAGTATTTTTTCTTTTCCAGATCCGAAAGATACAATTAAAAAAATGGTAGATTGGACGCCAGAGCTCGACGCCATTCATGGGATATTTTCTAAGCTCGCGAGCGGGGGATATACACCGACAGGCCCTGCTCTTAAAGAAGCATTATATTCTTTTGCAAGTAAATCGGTCCAAAGAAACAGGCAGGATGGAGAAGACCCTTATGAAGAAACAGGATTTTAACTTTACACCTGGAATGACTTTGCAGGGGAAATGGCAGGGACATACTTACCGAATTATAAAGAAGCTCGGAGAAGGGGCCTGTGGTGTCGTCTATTTATGCAAACACAATGGCTATACGTATGCCCTAAAGGTGGGTACAGATAGTTCGAGGATGATGCTTGAGGTGAATATGCTAAAGAAATTCAGTAAGGTCCAAGGTGTGAAACTTGGGCCTTCTTTTGTGGACGTTGATGATTGGGTGAGCCAAAAACAAGTTACTTATCCTTTCTATGTGATGGAATATGTACAAGGAGAGCTGCTGCTAGCCTTCCTGCAGGGCAGAACTAAAGACTGGATCGCATTGACTGCAGTTCAACTTCTTAGTGATCTTGAGCATCTGCATGAAGCAGGTTATGCCTTTGGTGATCTAAAGACAGACAATCTACTTATGTCAGCTTCACGTATAAGGTGGATTGATGTCGGGGGAGTCACAGCATTCGGCAGGGCAATTAAAGAATTCACCGAATTTTATGATCGCGGCTACTGGGGGTATGGGTCAAGAAAGGCAGAAGCTGGTTACGACCTATTTGCTGTAACAATGATTATGCTTGAGATGGTCTATCCTAAGAGATTTATCAAAGGGAAGCACCCTCATAAGACATTACAGCACAAGTTAGCCTTAGCACCGATGCCTGAATTTTACAAAAAGGTGATTTCCAGATGTTGGCAAGGAAAGTACCAAACAGCCCAAGAAATGAAGGGAGATCTTGAAAAAGGCTTAATGAAGCGGCAAGCTACACCTTCGAGAACTTCCAGGAAAAAATCTAAGAAACCATCAACTAGTCGGTCTGATTGGGGCGAATGGATAGCTGTTTCAATCCTAGTTGGCATGTTTTACGGGTTATCATTGTTGAATGGCTGGCTGTAAGTGAATATTTTGCAGTATCGATGGAGAGAGTGGTACGATAAATGCAGAAGAAATAGTATTTTGCCAGCAGTTTAGATTTTAGTCGTCTTACATGTGAACAGGAGTGAGGTTTGTTGATAGCAAGCGTGCAATCATTTATAGAGAAACATCAGCTTATTCAACAGAATCAAACTGTCGTAGCAGCCGTGTCTGGAGGCCCTGATTCGCTTGCTCTGCTGCACTATTTATGTCAACTAAAAGTAGAATTGAACCTTAGAATCGTTGCGGTATCTGTTGATCATGGTCTCAGAGGAGAAACTTCGCTCGAAGACCTCCGTTTT comes from the Halobacillus shinanisalinarum genome and includes:
- a CDS encoding RNA-binding S4 domain-containing protein, with the protein product MRLDKFLKISRLIKRRTLAKEVADQGRISINGLKSKAATDVSVGDELTIQFGQKILTIEVKSLRENVKKDEATTLYEIKNEEPVNK
- a CDS encoding serine/threonine protein kinase — its product is MKKQDFNFTPGMTLQGKWQGHTYRIIKKLGEGACGVVYLCKHNGYTYALKVGTDSSRMMLEVNMLKKFSKVQGVKLGPSFVDVDDWVSQKQVTYPFYVMEYVQGELLLAFLQGRTKDWIALTAVQLLSDLEHLHEAGYAFGDLKTDNLLMSASRIRWIDVGGVTAFGRAIKEFTEFYDRGYWGYGSRKAEAGYDLFAVTMIMLEMVYPKRFIKGKHPHKTLQHKLALAPMPEFYKKVISRCWQGKYQTAQEMKGDLEKGLMKRQATPSRTSRKKSKKPSTSRSDWGEWIAVSILVGMFYGLSLLNGWL
- the yabP gene encoding sporulation protein YabP; this translates as MNVRTHQVDHNVKMWNRRNLEISGVREVDSFDSEEFLLQTSMGYLVIRGQNLQMKNLDLEEGEVSIKGRVYEMSYLDENQGEKAKGLFSKLFK
- a CDS encoding vWA domain-containing protein, producing the protein MVTTKQEGYAMKPGRLKQILLLTDGCSNYGEDPVAVAALARNQGVTVNVIGVLDDEQRNHPQGLEEVQSIAEAGGGVSQIVYQKNLSQTVQMVTRQAMTQTIQGVVNNELQQILGQGKTMEELPPEQRGEVVEVVDDLGEMCDLEVLVLVDSSASMHHKLPTVKEALYDLSLSLNARTGSNQFSIFSFPDPKDTIKKMVDWTPELDAIHGIFSKLASGGYTPTGPALKEALYSFASKSVQRNRQDGEDPYEETGF
- a CDS encoding SpoIIE family protein phosphatase; amino-acid sequence: MMELGRGKYALAISDGMGNGARAHEESMETLRLLKQILQSGIKESVAIKSINSILSLRTNDEIFSTLDLAVIDLHQATSKFIKVGSTPSFIKRGRQIFAVESGNLPMGIIEDVEVDTTSEQLKAGDLLIMVSDGILEGPKHLENVEIWLKRKIREIDRTDPQEVADLLLEEVIRTQAGAIDDDMTVLVARIEHYVPEWSAIPFDKKRA
- a CDS encoding FtsB family cell division protein, translating into MAKKQSVARLDSTYMKHYDAYMERHTKKKKRLFRRIVLFALFVMIVVGSMVTFHIQQQSLQANKQEHYEELQAKMETLKEKEKSLNEEIKLLNNEEYVLQIARSDYFFSKEGEIIFKMPNEDPSY
- a CDS encoding S1 domain-containing RNA-binding protein, with the translated sequence MSIEVGSKLQGKVTGITNFGAFVELPEGQTGLVHISEVADNYVKDINEHLSQGDQVEVKVINVGDDGKIGLSIKKAKENYGRRAPKKPRKPAESFEQKMSAFMKDSEDRLASLKKQTETKRGGRGAKRG
- the yabQ gene encoding spore cortex biosynthesis protein YabQ, with protein sequence MTLTAQFMTMIAMISGGIYIGAAVDTFERLFYKRNKKSWLELVWQLAFWVIQAALLFFLLFIVNYGELRLYVFVAILCGYAAYRGLLQPGYKKILEHVINVATKLITFFLRLFNAVIIWPIRTIILLITSLLFAVYKVFYKCTHLLFLVVLYPFLLVFRAIWKLLPIKAKKNLNKTAGFWVKIKNTINKWKDRTRK